One stretch of Brevibacillus laterosporus DNA includes these proteins:
- a CDS encoding HD domain-containing protein: MVEQRLLDEEKVFKDPVHRYVHVREKVIWELIDSPEFQRLRRIRQLGTSYFTFHGGEHSRFNHSLGVYEIMRRILETFEGRVKLPYEEKLLCLCAALLHDVGHGPFSHSFEKVFRLDHEEWTRKIIMGETGINRILRTVSESFPKKVAEVIAKTYENKLIVSLISSQIDADRMDYLLRDAYYTGVNYGNFDIERILRVMRPSEDGAVIKASGMHAVEDYIMSRYQMYWQVYFHPVTRSAEVVLHKIFKRAKELFHHDYGFQLEPTHFLPFFCDRIQLEDYLMLDESIVYFYMHQWRNERDSILSDLCSRFLDRNLLQYVEYNPRNFRTEYEIRELFQEAGIDPDYYVEVDSTSDLPYDYYRPGKEQERISIMLVKPNGEQAELSTMSEIVEAVCGKRRFDYKLYYPADLIETLPAEHAQKIKERLGVVMSDA; this comes from the coding sequence ATGGTAGAACAGAGGCTGTTAGACGAGGAGAAAGTTTTTAAAGATCCCGTTCATCGATATGTACATGTCAGAGAGAAAGTGATTTGGGAACTAATTGATTCACCGGAGTTTCAACGTCTGCGGCGTATTAGGCAGCTTGGAACGAGTTATTTTACCTTCCATGGAGGCGAACATAGTCGATTCAATCACTCCCTGGGCGTTTACGAAATCATGAGACGCATTCTAGAAACCTTCGAGGGTAGAGTAAAGCTTCCTTATGAGGAAAAGCTACTGTGTCTTTGTGCTGCCTTGTTGCATGATGTTGGACACGGTCCCTTCTCACACTCCTTTGAAAAAGTATTTCGTTTAGATCATGAGGAATGGACGAGAAAAATTATTATGGGTGAGACAGGTATTAATCGAATTTTGCGTACGGTTAGTGAATCGTTTCCTAAAAAGGTTGCGGAGGTCATCGCGAAAACGTATGAGAATAAACTGATTGTCTCTCTCATTTCTAGTCAGATAGACGCCGATCGAATGGATTATCTATTGCGAGATGCTTATTATACGGGAGTGAACTACGGTAATTTTGACATAGAGCGTATTCTTCGCGTGATGAGGCCCTCTGAAGACGGGGCTGTGATCAAAGCGAGTGGGATGCATGCGGTGGAAGACTACATCATGTCACGCTATCAAATGTACTGGCAAGTTTATTTTCACCCAGTGACGCGGAGTGCAGAAGTTGTTCTGCATAAAATTTTTAAACGTGCGAAGGAATTATTTCATCATGATTACGGCTTTCAATTAGAGCCGACGCATTTCTTACCTTTTTTCTGTGATCGTATCCAATTGGAAGACTATTTAATGCTGGATGAATCGATTGTGTATTTTTATATGCATCAATGGCGAAATGAGCGGGATTCCATTTTATCTGATTTGTGTTCGCGATTTTTAGACAGGAATCTCTTGCAGTACGTCGAATATAATCCTAGAAATTTCCGAACGGAGTATGAGATTAGGGAATTGTTTCAAGAAGCGGGAATTGATCCCGACTACTATGTAGAAGTTGATTCTACATCCGATCTGCCCTATGATTATTATCGCCCTGGAAAAGAACAAGAGCGGATTTCTATCATGTTGGTCAAGCCTAACGGTGAGCAAGCGGAATTATCAACGATGTCAGAGATTGTAGAAGCGGTTTGTGGGAAACGGAGATTTGACTACAAGCTTTACTATCCTGCCGATCTGATAGAGACGCTGCCCGCTGAGCATGCCCAAAAGATTAAAGAACGACTAGGAGTAGTGATGTCGGATGCATAA
- a CDS encoding RluA family pseudouridine synthase: MKMKKWLDHIVDEQEKGMTVEEIIRQKMSVSGRMLQRLTRSKGILVNRKAPFLKRQVKAGDLISVRIFDDKREQEALVMLPPAPFEVQLEILHEDEYFIVVNKPTGMTTHPIREDQHDTLLNQLVLYWSKQGKSLMPHTVHRLDRETSGAILIAKSSYAHQLADKLMREGNVDRNYIALVTGRMEQESGTIAEPIKRDPMHKVKRQVHQKGEEAITHYKVLATNDEVSLVDIKLDTGRTHQIRVHFEYVDHPLVGDTLYRGARMGFSNQALHAYQISFNHPVTEELLQIKAPMPQKMQRFVEERFSLPNSML, from the coding sequence ATGAAAATGAAAAAATGGTTGGATCACATTGTAGACGAACAGGAAAAAGGGATGACCGTTGAGGAGATCATACGACAAAAAATGTCTGTCTCTGGACGTATGCTACAACGTTTGACGCGCAGTAAAGGGATACTAGTAAATCGTAAAGCTCCCTTTCTCAAGAGACAGGTAAAGGCTGGAGATCTGATTTCTGTACGAATTTTTGACGATAAACGGGAGCAGGAAGCCCTAGTTATGTTACCGCCAGCACCATTTGAAGTCCAACTCGAGATTTTACATGAGGATGAGTATTTTATTGTTGTCAATAAGCCTACAGGAATGACTACACATCCCATTCGAGAGGATCAGCATGATACTTTGTTGAATCAACTGGTACTATATTGGAGCAAGCAGGGCAAGTCTCTTATGCCACACACGGTCCATCGTCTAGATCGAGAGACTTCTGGAGCTATTCTGATTGCGAAAAGTAGTTATGCCCATCAGTTAGCAGATAAACTGATGCGGGAAGGAAATGTAGATCGTAATTACATTGCCTTGGTAACTGGTCGTATGGAACAGGAATCTGGAACAATAGCAGAACCGATCAAACGAGATCCAATGCATAAAGTAAAGCGTCAGGTACATCAAAAAGGCGAGGAAGCGATTACCCATTATAAGGTGCTGGCTACAAATGATGAAGTTAGCTTGGTCGATATTAAATTAGACACCGGACGGACGCACCAAATTCGTGTGCATTTTGAGTATGTGGACCATCCTTTGGTTGGTGATACCTTATACAGAGGCGCTCGGATGGGCTTTTCCAATCAGGCTCTCCATGCCTATCAGATTAGTTTTAATCATCCAGTGACAGAGGAATTACTTCAAATCAAGGCACCTATGCCGCAAAAGATGCAACGCTTTGTGGAAGAAAGGTTTTCTCTCCCAAACTCTATGCTATAA
- a CDS encoding tryptophan-rich sensory protein yields the protein MTQQKPSILSSIVLFLVIVALYSLSGILFPNDQIWYNTITEPSWTPSGKLIGIIWFILYVLVALAVVVLQRTVGLDNLNHSWYLLFAINYVVNQAYTFFLFVQKDLSLAFWDCLAVAISTLLLLLYTGKYSRWAALLLIPYLVWASFATYLSWVIYQMNL from the coding sequence ATGACCCAGCAAAAACCAAGCATATTATCCTCCATCGTGCTATTTTTAGTGATCGTAGCTCTTTATTCTTTGTCAGGTATTCTTTTTCCAAATGACCAAATTTGGTATAACACCATTACAGAGCCTTCTTGGACCCCCTCAGGTAAATTGATTGGTATCATCTGGTTTATTTTATACGTACTGGTTGCTCTTGCAGTAGTTGTATTACAACGAACCGTTGGATTGGATAATCTGAACCACTCTTGGTATCTATTGTTTGCGATCAACTATGTCGTCAATCAAGCTTATACCTTTTTCCTGTTTGTTCAAAAGGACTTATCCTTGGCCTTCTGGGATTGTCTGGCTGTCGCAATATCGACCCTGTTATTGCTATTGTATACGGGCAAATACTCAAGGTGGGCAGCACTGTTACTCATTCCTTATCTGGTTTGGGCCAGCTTTGCAACATACTTGTCTTGGGTTATTTATCAAATGAATCTCTAA
- a CDS encoding aminopeptidase: MQDPRLKKLAYNLLHYSVGLKEKEVLNIEVRGNGHELARELIKEAYAIGAYPYVEIMDTRIQRELMMHASAERAEYIKKWSEGRIKDQHANIIINGVDNDSEMSDVPNDKRQEHFKVLKPISDYMIANVRWVLLNYPTASMAQNASMSTDAFEDFFFDVCTTDYRKMHDAFLPLKQLMNETDKVRLVGPGTDLTFSIKGIPNVICAGENNIPDGEIFTAPVRNSVNGVLTHNATTQYMGTKFENIALRFEKGKIVEATSNNTEKLNEILDTDEGARYIGEFAIGVNPYVLHPMNDILFDEKIAGSFHFTPGQAYEDADNGNRSIVHWDMVNIQRPEYGGGEIWFDDVLIRKDGLFVLDALKGLNPDALKS; this comes from the coding sequence GTGCAAGATCCACGCTTAAAAAAATTAGCTTATAATTTGTTGCATTATTCTGTTGGTTTGAAGGAAAAGGAAGTTTTGAATATCGAAGTCCGCGGAAACGGGCATGAATTGGCTAGAGAGTTGATAAAAGAGGCATATGCTATCGGGGCCTATCCGTATGTGGAGATTATGGATACACGAATTCAACGGGAACTAATGATGCATGCTAGTGCTGAACGAGCAGAATATATAAAAAAATGGTCTGAAGGGCGTATAAAAGATCAGCATGCAAACATCATTATTAACGGGGTTGATAATGATAGTGAAATGTCTGATGTACCAAATGATAAGCGTCAGGAGCACTTTAAAGTACTAAAACCAATCAGTGATTACATGATAGCCAATGTTCGTTGGGTTCTACTTAATTATCCAACGGCATCAATGGCCCAAAATGCGAGTATGTCGACAGATGCATTTGAAGATTTCTTCTTTGATGTATGTACAACGGACTATAGAAAAATGCACGATGCTTTCCTGCCCTTAAAACAGCTCATGAATGAGACAGACAAAGTCCGCCTAGTGGGGCCGGGAACGGATTTGACCTTCTCGATCAAAGGTATTCCAAACGTTATCTGTGCAGGGGAAAATAACATTCCAGATGGAGAAATTTTCACAGCTCCTGTGCGTAACTCTGTGAATGGTGTGCTGACCCATAATGCCACGACACAATACATGGGAACTAAATTTGAAAATATTGCTTTGCGTTTTGAAAAAGGAAAAATTGTTGAGGCAACTTCCAACAATACTGAAAAACTCAATGAGATTCTTGATACTGACGAGGGAGCACGCTATATTGGCGAATTTGCCATTGGGGTAAATCCGTATGTGTTACATCCGATGAATGATATTTTATTTGACGAGAAAATCGCAGGTAGCTTCCATTTTACACCAGGTCAGGCGTATGAAGATGCTGATAATGGTAATCGTAGCATTGTGCATTGGGACATGGTAAATATTCAACGTCCAGAATATGGTGGCGGTGAAATTTGGTTCGATGATGTGCTGATCCGTAAAGATGGACTGTTTGTGTTAGATGCATTAAAAGGTCTTAATCCAGATGCTTTAAAATCCTAA
- a CDS encoding MFS transporter, whose translation MSWLSWDLNLKVRLVGETLFAIFLWMFLPFMALFFSETFGKGTAGALLILPPLLSVVISLAGGRISDKIGRRPVMLFSVAFQALMFLLFFLSSSPWMMYLAFVGLNLSGALYQPASEAMIADLTNEEDRNFVFAMFYTAMNLGVVIGPLFGAFFFVNYRNELMLACMLVTITLFVVYFFILKETRPAVTLIDSDPVNRTPSWKKELQSFQVIFSDKVFSLYLLAGIFVFITFSQMDLYMAIYIKEHVFNQPFLWWGDWSFSLGGTSFFGWMMALNGFMVVTLTAAMTRWISAWSDQKAFMIASFLGGIGFFMMAFSGNIWFLFFCMAVLTLGELIRTPIALGFVSKLAPEHQRGQYMGASTLQFTIGRIMAPLLVTLSNWFGPLAIFGMIFGVAILSILCYQKMFTIMARKNSVQS comes from the coding sequence ATGAGTTGGCTGTCTTGGGATTTAAACTTAAAGGTTCGTCTGGTCGGAGAAACCTTATTTGCAATTTTTCTATGGATGTTCTTACCCTTCATGGCCCTGTTTTTCAGTGAAACATTCGGTAAGGGGACAGCTGGTGCATTATTGATCCTTCCCCCATTACTCAGTGTTGTCATCAGCTTGGCTGGAGGTCGTATTTCAGATAAAATTGGGCGTCGCCCTGTCATGCTATTTTCTGTAGCATTTCAGGCCCTTATGTTTCTTCTATTCTTTCTATCTTCCTCACCTTGGATGATGTATCTTGCTTTTGTCGGTCTTAATCTGAGTGGCGCTCTATATCAACCAGCTAGTGAAGCTATGATTGCAGACCTAACCAATGAAGAGGATCGGAATTTTGTATTTGCGATGTTTTACACAGCAATGAATTTAGGTGTAGTAATCGGTCCTCTATTTGGTGCCTTTTTCTTTGTGAATTACCGTAATGAGCTCATGCTAGCATGTATGTTGGTCACTATTACCTTATTCGTCGTCTATTTCTTCATTTTAAAAGAGACCAGACCGGCAGTGACTCTGATTGACTCAGACCCGGTTAATCGAACACCTAGTTGGAAAAAAGAATTACAGTCTTTTCAAGTCATTTTTAGTGACAAAGTTTTTTCTCTTTACTTGTTAGCGGGTATTTTTGTGTTTATTACCTTTTCCCAGATGGATCTTTACATGGCGATCTATATAAAAGAACATGTGTTCAATCAACCGTTTCTATGGTGGGGTGATTGGTCCTTCTCTCTAGGTGGAACGTCCTTTTTTGGATGGATGATGGCCTTGAATGGCTTCATGGTAGTAACTCTAACAGCAGCTATGACACGCTGGATTAGTGCCTGGAGCGATCAAAAAGCGTTTATGATTGCATCATTTTTGGGTGGAATAGGCTTTTTCATGATGGCTTTCAGTGGAAATATATGGTTCTTATTCTTCTGTATGGCAGTTCTCACATTAGGAGAATTAATAAGAACACCAATCGCATTAGGTTTCGTCAGTAAATTAGCACCTGAACACCAACGTGGGCAGTACATGGGAGCTTCCACCCTACAATTTACGATTGGACGCATCATGGCACCGTTACTCGTTACTTTATCAAATTGGTTTGGTCCGCTAGCAATCTTCGGAATGATTTTTGGTGTGGCAATACTAAGTATCCTATGTTATCAAAAAATGTTTACCATTATGGCTCGAAAAAATTCTGTCCAATCTTAA
- a CDS encoding S-layer homology domain-containing protein: MSRKIKIRNGEGKIEMRVNRKSWIIIAIALSVVGGADVVQAGAYARDEFINHQELISSKQPLVKSTVKQKDYAKHWAEKEIDMALQNKWLGNYSDGKFRPDEPITQSQFLSALVSLHQLKEKQPHPETAKSWAKDAYEKVAKAGWMTPDIKIHPDQGITRYEAAAWITNAWGHKQTDVFQYTYQNNLLLSSNKFVNGLYQPNGKLAMKSMKFVQQTALMTDSFTRAEAAHSLKLISTKIHHLNECNSWIDQIQKSLTIKSGKLTGKVPSLPDVLYVKQASLIQNIDGEIKELQGDFSIDPKGKLIFGATFDSNTTVLYEWKLPNLTPQNVLDLSFDDTEYLIRNLDAHI, from the coding sequence GTGTCTAGGAAAATCAAAATAAGGAACGGAGAAGGGAAGATAGAAATGAGAGTAAATCGAAAATCATGGATTATCATTGCAATAGCTTTGAGTGTCGTGGGAGGAGCGGATGTTGTTCAAGCAGGGGCGTATGCTAGAGACGAATTTATAAACCATCAGGAATTAATCAGCAGTAAGCAGCCACTTGTAAAATCAACGGTGAAGCAAAAAGATTATGCTAAGCATTGGGCGGAAAAAGAAATTGATATGGCACTACAAAATAAATGGCTAGGGAACTACTCCGATGGGAAATTCCGACCTGACGAACCTATCACGCAGTCCCAATTCTTGTCCGCTTTAGTTTCGCTACACCAGCTTAAAGAGAAACAGCCCCATCCCGAAACAGCCAAATCTTGGGCCAAGGATGCCTATGAAAAGGTAGCTAAAGCAGGCTGGATGACACCAGATATTAAAATCCATCCTGATCAGGGGATTACTAGATACGAGGCGGCTGCTTGGATAACGAATGCTTGGGGGCATAAGCAGACTGATGTGTTTCAGTACACTTATCAAAATAATTTACTTTTATCTAGTAACAAATTTGTTAATGGGTTGTATCAGCCTAATGGGAAGCTTGCAATGAAAAGTATGAAGTTCGTACAACAAACTGCTTTAATGACAGATAGTTTTACTAGAGCTGAAGCAGCTCATTCATTAAAGCTAATATCAACTAAAATCCACCATCTGAACGAATGTAATAGCTGGATTGATCAGATACAAAAATCTCTGACTATTAAGAGTGGTAAATTGACGGGTAAAGTTCCGAGTTTACCTGATGTGTTGTATGTAAAGCAAGCTTCATTAATACAAAATATTGATGGGGAAATAAAGGAATTACAAGGTGATTTTTCGATCGATCCAAAGGGTAAATTAATTTTTGGCGCTACTTTCGATTCTAATACCACGGTACTGTATGAATGGAAACTACCAAATCTTACTCCTCAGAATGTGCTAGACCTTTCGTTCGATGATACGGAATATTTGATAAGGAATTTGGATGCTCATATATGA
- a CDS encoding DUF4855 domain-containing protein has product MWKKGFTHRLMSVATATTLLFTSGVMPTQAFAANEGSASIPVSSSANQGNGEFVDTKGHYAEKAIEHLANMQVINGVTATEFRPNAQISRQDFIMLLSRSLGLLPSEHAESTFSDLSKDSVYQAYASTLADNGVIKGKADGSMGGKDPLSRQELAVMLERVNQHLSFGATEKKADPATFQDEQKIASYAQKASYEAVRQGWLTAYKGAFQPDKMLTRGDAVVLVERLVELRKKQADVKGFTVNQSSIKVMTGMTEQIKVRPEGDQPLPFTPIFAFDHKAIGHISADGTFVAGAVAGSGVITVTVGYQSIQIPVEVTSHGVAEEEKKAEDQPKTDENKSNGTESKADDTKQDDEKKQADEKKQADEKKQTAESKQATEQKQSSQPVASATEAAISKAVTEEKKEQKEEELEEGWINYAQNSHVTVKPLDPADPLFNESEKKYPGPAGGLTDPADEWTGYLRQMGREVTLDLKKVHTLDMVELTFRQEKTSGITLPSEMEIEVSRDGKIWGYAGKATHSISPGELQKLDRTLRVSLPEVDAQYVRLRFPVKVFTFAKQLKVYGHEAGPTQAKLISFPLSKTSTPIEDNRADDRVKDMLLVYHGEYADLGTWSKDDFLPMAGYIEPDGTVADQMFDTMLFLPFPNMTETKASWENYMDSLFQSGRQLDALNAAMLEINKRRNSLVLNTKVEKVVLTLPYPSPKVSDWGKLEENGPSLSFDPAKVGEEQAYKNRLAAITWYKDKLLNRWYQSDYKYLKLEGIYWFQELVDDAAPKERELIRNTADMVHYHGFRFYWIPYYGAPGLEEWKNLGFDYAFLQPNYYQANEVPIERVQLTLEVANKYGMGVEIEGDQKFFSDMRLYRTYYNQLIAGHKIGIDKDKIHAYYFGSKNLLSAYQSKEPQARKIYDDTYKWMKGKFDIKEFLVPEVVPTPDTKPEEQKQNSGEANATSKDEAGKKDDQKAETEKSADAQKVETKE; this is encoded by the coding sequence ATGTGGAAAAAAGGTTTTACTCATAGACTTATGAGTGTGGCGACAGCTACTACATTGTTATTTACCTCAGGTGTCATGCCTACGCAGGCTTTCGCGGCAAATGAGGGAAGTGCTTCTATTCCGGTATCCTCTTCTGCTAATCAAGGAAATGGTGAATTCGTAGATACGAAAGGTCACTATGCGGAAAAGGCAATTGAGCATCTTGCCAACATGCAGGTCATTAATGGAGTGACAGCTACCGAGTTTCGTCCAAATGCACAGATATCCCGCCAAGATTTTATTATGTTATTGTCACGTTCATTAGGATTGTTACCAAGTGAGCATGCAGAGAGTACATTTTCTGATCTCTCTAAAGATAGTGTGTATCAAGCCTACGCATCTACATTGGCTGACAATGGTGTTATAAAAGGAAAAGCTGACGGTAGCATGGGAGGAAAGGATCCTCTTTCGCGTCAAGAGTTAGCTGTAATGCTAGAGAGAGTTAATCAGCATCTTTCCTTTGGAGCAACGGAGAAAAAAGCTGATCCTGCCACGTTTCAGGATGAACAAAAGATTGCAAGCTACGCGCAAAAGGCTAGTTATGAAGCGGTACGTCAAGGTTGGTTAACAGCTTATAAGGGTGCATTTCAACCAGATAAAATGTTGACGCGTGGCGATGCTGTTGTTCTAGTGGAGCGCCTAGTAGAACTTCGTAAAAAGCAGGCAGATGTAAAAGGCTTTACCGTCAATCAATCCAGCATCAAGGTCATGACTGGAATGACGGAACAGATCAAGGTAAGACCTGAGGGAGACCAACCATTACCATTTACGCCGATATTTGCTTTTGATCATAAAGCGATAGGTCATATTTCTGCGGACGGTACTTTTGTAGCGGGTGCAGTAGCTGGTAGTGGGGTTATAACTGTAACGGTTGGATATCAAAGTATCCAAATACCTGTAGAGGTTACAAGTCACGGTGTAGCCGAAGAAGAGAAAAAAGCGGAGGATCAGCCAAAAACAGACGAAAACAAATCGAATGGTACTGAGTCCAAAGCTGACGATACGAAACAAGATGACGAAAAGAAACAAGCTGATGAGAAAAAGCAAGCTGATGAAAAGAAACAAACTGCTGAGTCAAAACAAGCAACTGAGCAAAAGCAATCAAGTCAGCCGGTAGCTTCTGCAACAGAAGCTGCCATCAGCAAGGCGGTTACGGAAGAGAAAAAGGAACAAAAAGAGGAAGAGCTAGAAGAGGGCTGGATCAATTATGCACAGAACAGTCATGTAACTGTGAAACCACTCGATCCTGCTGACCCTTTGTTTAATGAATCAGAGAAAAAATATCCGGGTCCAGCTGGTGGATTAACAGATCCAGCAGATGAATGGACAGGCTATCTACGTCAAATGGGACGTGAAGTAACGCTTGATTTGAAGAAGGTGCATACGCTGGATATGGTGGAGCTTACCTTTAGACAAGAGAAGACAAGCGGGATTACACTGCCTTCCGAAATGGAGATTGAAGTATCGCGTGATGGGAAGATTTGGGGATATGCAGGTAAAGCTACACATTCTATTTCTCCAGGTGAATTGCAAAAGCTTGATCGAACCCTACGTGTGAGCTTACCAGAAGTGGATGCGCAATATGTCCGACTACGTTTTCCAGTAAAAGTGTTCACATTTGCTAAACAACTGAAGGTCTATGGACATGAAGCAGGGCCTACACAAGCTAAGCTGATCTCCTTTCCTTTAAGTAAAACGAGCACTCCTATAGAAGATAATAGAGCTGATGATCGGGTAAAAGATATGCTACTCGTATACCATGGGGAATACGCAGATCTGGGTACTTGGTCCAAAGATGACTTTTTGCCAATGGCAGGCTATATTGAGCCAGATGGTACAGTCGCTGATCAGATGTTTGACACCATGTTGTTCCTTCCTTTCCCGAACATGACTGAAACGAAGGCTTCGTGGGAGAATTACATGGACAGTCTGTTCCAATCAGGCCGTCAATTGGATGCCTTAAATGCAGCTATGTTAGAAATAAATAAACGACGTAATTCCCTTGTGCTAAACACAAAGGTGGAAAAGGTGGTACTAACGTTGCCTTATCCTTCACCTAAGGTAAGTGATTGGGGCAAACTAGAGGAAAATGGGCCATCTTTATCCTTTGACCCTGCCAAGGTCGGTGAAGAGCAAGCGTATAAAAACCGTCTAGCAGCCATTACTTGGTACAAGGATAAGCTGTTAAATCGTTGGTATCAATCAGACTATAAATATTTGAAGTTAGAGGGGATCTACTGGTTCCAAGAGCTTGTGGATGATGCGGCACCGAAAGAACGTGAGTTAATACGCAATACAGCTGATATGGTTCATTATCACGGGTTCCGTTTCTACTGGATTCCGTACTATGGCGCTCCAGGGTTAGAAGAGTGGAAAAACCTTGGGTTCGATTACGCTTTCTTACAGCCTAATTACTATCAGGCAAATGAGGTACCGATTGAACGGGTTCAACTAACCTTAGAGGTAGCTAATAAGTATGGAATGGGTGTAGAGATAGAGGGGGACCAGAAATTCTTCAGCGACATGCGCCTCTATCGCACTTACTACAATCAATTGATTGCAGGTCATAAGATTGGAATTGATAAGGATAAAATCCATGCGTATTATTTCGGGTCCAAAAACCTACTGTCGGCTTATCAAAGTAAAGAGCCACAAGCCAGAAAGATTTATGATGATACGTACAAATGGATGAAGGGCAAATTTGATATAAAAGAGTTCCTTGTTCCTGAGGTAGTGCCAACTCCAGATACTAAGCCGGAGGAACAAAAGCAAAACTCTGGTGAGGCGAATGCTACCTCTAAGGATGAAGCTGGAAAAAAAGACGATCAGAAGGCTGAAACAGAGAAATCAGCCGATGCTCAAAAGGTTGAAACGAAAGAATAA
- a CDS encoding class I SAM-dependent RNA methyltransferase produces the protein MKHQVDLIATAAFGLEAVVAEEVRGMGYENVQVENGKVMFRADISDIARTNLWLRTADRIRLKIGECKATSFDELFEKTKALPWADFIPENGHFPVEGKSVKSELFSVSDCQAIVKKAVVESLKGTYNTSWFDEDGPTFKIEVALLKDIATLTIDTSGAGLHKRGYRDWIGTAPIKETMAASLIILSRWNPDRILIDPFCGSGTIPIEAAMIGRNIAPGMNREFVSENWPIIPRTAWREARAETHDLAQYDRPLEIIGTDYDEEVIKIARRNAEEAGVDDAIHFQRMDMRDLSSKKKYGYLICNPPYGERLSDYRTVERLYRDMGQVFGKLDTWSSYVITSDENFETSFGKKASKKRKLFNGNMRVDYYQFFGPRPPRPRTTSGDVTDQER, from the coding sequence ATGAAACATCAAGTAGATTTAATCGCAACGGCTGCATTTGGTCTTGAAGCAGTAGTGGCAGAAGAAGTACGTGGTATGGGATATGAGAATGTGCAGGTGGAGAATGGAAAGGTAATGTTTCGGGCCGATATTTCAGATATCGCTCGGACAAACCTGTGGCTCCGCACGGCAGATCGTATTCGGTTGAAAATTGGAGAATGTAAGGCAACGAGCTTTGATGAATTATTTGAGAAGACAAAGGCATTACCATGGGCTGACTTTATTCCAGAGAACGGTCACTTTCCTGTAGAGGGAAAATCGGTAAAGTCGGAGCTGTTCAGTGTATCCGACTGTCAGGCAATCGTAAAAAAGGCGGTTGTGGAAAGCTTAAAGGGAACCTACAATACTAGTTGGTTTGACGAAGATGGACCTACGTTTAAAATTGAAGTGGCTTTATTAAAAGATATTGCAACGCTGACCATTGATACAAGTGGAGCAGGTTTGCATAAACGCGGCTATCGTGATTGGATCGGAACAGCTCCAATTAAGGAAACAATGGCTGCTTCATTAATCATTCTTTCCCGTTGGAATCCCGATCGTATTCTGATCGATCCGTTCTGTGGTTCAGGTACGATTCCCATTGAAGCGGCTATGATTGGTAGAAATATTGCTCCTGGTATGAATAGAGAGTTTGTATCGGAGAACTGGCCGATTATTCCACGTACGGCATGGCGTGAAGCCCGTGCAGAGACTCATGATTTGGCCCAATATGATCGTCCGTTAGAGATTATCGGAACCGATTATGATGAAGAAGTTATTAAAATAGCAAGACGTAATGCAGAAGAAGCGGGAGTAGATGATGCTATTCACTTTCAACGTATGGATATGCGAGATTTAAGCTCCAAGAAAAAGTATGGATATCTGATTTGCAACCCGCCATATGGAGAGCGTCTAAGCGATTATCGTACCGTAGAAAGATTGTATCGTGACATGGGGCAAGTGTTTGGTAAACTAGATACATGGTCTTCTTACGTGATTACGTCAGATGAAAATTTCGAGACATCTTTTGGCAAGAAAGCCAGCAAAAAACGCAAATTATTTAATGGAAACATGCGTGTTGACTACTATCAATTCTTTGGACCGCGTCCACCGCGTCCACGCACCACTTCAGGGGATGTAACAGACCAAGAGAGATAA
- a CDS encoding YwgA family protein encodes MHKGHAKIMRLVEVLGEVTGRKKLQKMVYISKKMQVDFEERFEFHMFGPYSEELTLRVDELCSFGLLNEQHESKGAIEVYRYSLNELGQEFLRYHDIDLGLGERLIKRLNEENSRFLELVSTILYFEHLSYEEMLVKIFTLKSKQRYTEEEVQKGLTFLDECRQISMQQ; translated from the coding sequence ATGCATAAAGGGCACGCCAAAATTATGCGGCTAGTTGAGGTCCTTGGTGAAGTAACAGGAAGGAAGAAATTGCAAAAAATGGTGTATATATCCAAGAAAATGCAGGTGGATTTTGAGGAGAGATTTGAGTTTCATATGTTCGGGCCTTATTCCGAAGAGCTGACATTGCGCGTAGATGAATTGTGTAGCTTTGGTCTGTTGAACGAGCAACATGAGAGCAAGGGAGCGATTGAAGTATATCGTTATTCCCTGAACGAATTGGGACAAGAGTTTTTGCGTTATCATGATATAGACTTAGGGCTGGGAGAGCGTCTCATTAAACGTCTGAATGAAGAAAATTCCCGGTTTCTTGAGTTGGTTTCCACCATTCTTTACTTTGAGCACTTATCATATGAGGAAATGTTGGTAAAAATCTTTACGTTGAAAAGCAAACAGCGTTATACAGAAGAGGAAGTGCAAAAGGGACTTACTTTTCTGGATGAATGCAGACAAATTAGCATGCAACAATAG